In the Capsicum annuum cultivar UCD-10X-F1 unplaced genomic scaffold, UCD10Xv1.1 ctg52288, whole genome shotgun sequence genome, tcacaatttattcatcACCAAATGCCCTCTTGGCAAGATAGAGCATCTTAAAGATTTAAGTAAACACAGCAATTCGCAGATTAACTTCTAAGTataaagaaattcaatccaacataaaataaacaagcACTAAAATACGTAACTGCTCAGATAATGATCTAGTTTAAGTTTAGAACTCCCATTTTCCAACTTTTCCTCTCCTCCTCCAAAAATCCGCCGAGACAAAGTATTTcaaaaagaaactaaacatgCATTTTGGAGTGATATTGTTCTATAAAGCTTCCAATCTGGATCATAGGCTAGTTCGAGTACCATAAAATAGATGCAACATTTTCTTGAACTATTCACTAAtccctccgtcctattttatgtGCCATACTTTCCTTTATAGTCTaacccaaaaagaatgtcaccttcCCATAGTTAGTAttcatttaactttaaaattccttttttacacttaatgaaatgatttacccatcaaaagaaaaaaaattacagcCACACAAATATCAAATTACACTAATATATCAAGAATCATCAATTTGCCTATGAGAAACTAATGTCGTTGTTGTGccattgattttgtaaatgcATCAGCTATTTGAAGATCACTGGACATGTGTGGAAGAGTAATGATTATCTATAGCTTCTCGTATATAATGACAGTCTACTTCGATGTGTTTGGTCCGCTCATGATAAACCGGATTAGTAGCAATCTAAATAGCACTTATATTGTCAGCATGGAGAGGAGTGGGATTAGATTGAGGAAATCCAATCTCAGCAAGTAGTCCATGAAGTCACACAATCTCGGAAGAAGCAGTAGACATTGCTCAATATTCAGCCTCTGTTGAAGATGCTGACACACGGTCTTGCTTCTTACTCTTCCAAGATATTGAAAAATCTCTAAGAAACATGCACCAATATGTAACCGAAAGACGAGTGTCAGAACATCCCGCCAAAACAGAATTACTAAAAGCATTAAAACGAATAGGCGAACCactaggaaagaataatccaCGATTAGATGTTCCTCGGAGGTATCGATGATGCGACGGACAGCCACCAAATGAAGATGACGGGAGCTTGCATGACTGACTAACTTGTTGAACTGCAAAAGAGATATCAGGCATGGTAATAGTAAGGTAATTTAAGCTCCCAACTAATTGCCGAAATATAGTTGGATCAGGAAGAAGATCTCCTTCCTCCTGGCGATACTTTACATTCAATTCTAATGGAGTATCCATAGAAGAGGAATCCTGAAGACCTgccaaagaaatcaaatcttgggtatatttgtgttgatttagaAACACACCAGATGAATCACGATGAACTTCCAAACCCAAGATATATGTAAgagtaccaagatctttcatatgaaaagaatCCTTAAGTTGCTGTTGCAGGCTAGTGATTAGTGAAGAATCAGTTTCTGTAATAATAATGTCATCGACATATAGCAAAAGAAGAACACAACCTGTGGATGTTTCCGAAGAAACAAAGATGAGTCATAGTTGCTCTGCTTAAAAGAGAATTGTAGCAAAGTAGACTGAAACTTGTCAAACCAAGCTCtgggagcttgttttaatccatacaaaGACCGCTTCAACTTGCATTCATCTGATGTAGGCAATGAGAACAAACCTGGTGGAGGTTTCATATAAATATTCTCTTTGAGATCACTATGAAGAAAAGAATTTTTGACATCTATTTGATGAAGAGTCCAGTTTTGTGAAGTAGCAATGGCAACAATAGTTCTCGCCGTCATCATTTTTGCTATCGGTGCAAAAGTCTCTTCATAATTCACACCATACTCCTGCTTGTTGCCAAGAACAACCAACCGAGCTTTGTACCGATAAGAGTTCGATCAGAATGAAGATTAATTGAATaaacccatttacatccaattggaTGGACATTTGAAGGACATGAAATAATAtcccatttgtcattttctttgagAGCCAAAAGTTCTTCCTCCATTGCCTTCTGCCAATATTCATGCGTAGAAGCTTGTGAGTAACAAGTTGGAACAGAAATGGTGGATAAAGTAGATGAAAATTCATACCAATTAGGAGTACGAGATACTTTTGTAGATCATTGACTGGGCTCAAGAGGAGCAAGCCTTGAAGAACTCTCAGATTCTAGTTATGGTGTAGTTTCAGGTGCTCGATTAATATCAGGAGGGGGTAAAGTTGGACACCGACGTTCGTACACAAATATGGGTTTGAACCTCTTAGAAGGAGATGACAAATCTTCAAAagtaggaagaagaagagaagcgggAGATGACTTAACATGAGTAAGAAAAATATACTGATTCTCAAACAAAACAACATTtctagaaacatgaaatttatttgaACATGGATCATAACAGAGAAAACCTTTCAGTAAAGTACTATAACCCATAAAAAGACATTTAGTAGACTGAACAGAAAGTTTATTATACTGAGAAGGAGGAAGATGCACAAAGcaaatacaaccaaatgtatgAAAAATATCATAGCTTGAATTTTTGTGATAAAGAAGGAAATATGGAGACTTAACATGTAACACTTTAGATGGTAGCCTGTTAATTAAATAGACAACAGTAGACAAAGCTTCAACCCAATATTTAAATGGGACAGAGGACAAAAAATATTTACACTTATGCCAAAGCTCAGTCTTATTAGTCGTAGAAGTACAAGCAAAA is a window encoding:
- the LOC107855530 gene encoding uncharacterized mitochondrial protein AtMg00810-like, which encodes DQVLGTIITKGPKVRRLFPIQFSIPPVISFASSTHEYWQKAMEEELLALKENDKWDIISCPSNVHPIGSRLVVLGNKQEYGVNYEETFAPIAKMMTARTIVAIATSQNWTLHQIDVKNSFLHSDLKENIYMKPPPGCVLLLLYVDDIIITETDSSLITSLQQQLKDSFHMKDLGTLTYILGLEVHRDSSGVFLNQHKYTQDLISLAGLQDSSSMDTPLELNVKYRQEEGDLLPDPTIFRQLVGSLNYLTITMPDISFAVQQVSQSCKLPSSSFGGCPSHHRYLRGTSNRGLFFPSGSPIRFNAFSNSVLAGCSDTRLSVTYWCMFLRDFSISWKSKKQDRVSASSTEAEY